From the genome of Cydia pomonella isolate Wapato2018A chromosome 1, ilCydPomo1, whole genome shotgun sequence:
ATCTTTTCGGTattctttaaaattatgtaaacagcCTTATGTAATAAAGGTATTCCATATTTTTATCGctgtaattattattcaaaaaatacatattcgaatatttacaattattttacattacgCTCAAATTAAGTTACCTGCGGCATACACAGTCCGAACATGATGGCCGAAAATCCGTAGAGATTCCCGAGTGCAGTTTTTGTTTCGACTGCGAGAAGTATCCAATCGTTGATAGTATCAGCTCTTTGCCTGTCCGTTTGGCAAGTCAATATCGTCACTGCTATCAGTAGCCGAAAGGTTTCAATTCTGCGAACAAAAACAGTCCGTCACACGAGAAATAAAATCGGTAATTAGCGGTCATGTCTATCAAGATAGTTAGGTACCTTTCAATAACATCTAAACGCAGTGATCTTCCCTGAGGCAAAAAACATAATTCTAAGCCAGATGCTGTTTTCTCTAGACCTTCGATCTGTATCGCATCATCGAGCAAAAAGTGCAGGTCCACTTTTGTCATATGATTCGCCAGTATGCGAGGCCCTGATGTTCGTAATAAGAGCTTGATTGTGTGCAAAGTCTCAGATTCCAACGGTTTTGAGAGTCCTGATAATATTATTTGCGACTGGAAGTTCTCAAGGTTGATTCGGGAATCTATGGTATAGTCCAAATTCTCGGATCGCAATAGCCGTGCTTCCGTTAGCTCGTAGTCGAACTGCTGTTTTATCGTTGGAGTTACTACATTGTAATCCGAGTCTATCCTTGACTTATTCGGGTCGCTATGGGCTGAGCTTTGAGTAGAATCCCCGGAGCCATTTCCTGAGTCTGATCCTGACACGTGGTACAGTCTTTGCAATTCCAATCGTCTGTCGTCCGACTTGGGACCATCGTATCTAGCCGGCTTGGCGGGAGGACTAGTAGGAAGATTCACATCCCAGGTGCCTGAACAGGAGTTTGATTCACTCGGAATTTTTTTAACATGTTTCATTGTTTGACTTTGAATGATCCCATCTGCACTTGCGCTCTTCGCTTGATTCGCATGCTGGCTCATGTCAATAGGTGTCAGCGAATGGGAACGTTGCTTTTTGAATGGTGCACGTAATTGCATTCCTGGTTTGGAAGCGAAATGACTGTAGAGACTATACGGGTTGCCATAGCCGGATCCGTCACCCACAGGGGACACAACTGAGTTGGCGTCATCGTTAGGTATATAGTTCGTCAAAGGTACTATTCTGTTAGCCGGGTACTGTATTCTCGCGCCTGACGCTGCAGATATAGGCTTTCCAGAACCCACGTAAGACGTAATCAGATCAGCAACCGTATCATAGGCTTCGTCTTCAAATTGATATTGGTATCTCTCGTAGACAGTTTCTGGATGTACTACAATCTGAA
Proteins encoded in this window:
- the LOC133526918 gene encoding breast cancer anti-estrogen resistance protein 3 homolog isoform X2, yielding MDMNSMTTSGLLEWEFSLPSDQIISHGWYHGALSRAAAESLLQQDREFLVRDSSSQPDNYVLSCRSNGQHLHFVIQRIVVHPETVYERYQYQFEDEAYDTVADLITSYVGSGKPISAASGARIQYPANRIVPLTNYIPNDDANSVVSPVGDGSGYGNPYSLYSHFASKPGMQLRAPFKKQRSHSLTPIDMSQHANQAKSASADGIIQSQTMKHVKKIPSESNSCSGTWDVNLPTSPPAKPARYDGPKSDDRRLELQRLYHVSGSDSGNGSGDSTQSSAHSDPNKSRIDSDYNVVTPTIKQQFDYELTEARLLRSENLDYTIDSRINLENFQSQIILSGLSKPLESETLHTIKLLLRTSGPRILANHMTKVDLHFLLDDAIQIEGLEKTASGLELCFLPQGRSLRLDVIERIETFRLLIAVTILTCQTDRQRADTINDWILLAVETKTALGNLYGFSAIMFGLCMPQVECLENAWNILRRVYTDNAFMFEAKLRPCFKSMNEGTNPLPPNTTTPHILPPVLCFHLFDGEGGGLMQPDESFPTSLMNILAFDFSATAAHLESARYFPDQVDMFKRNARTVVQEMSSLGPTLDPTLLELFKTEFHINFLWGERGALTTPNQRFARLTDILTAMANKLANQPPECEGAV
- the LOC133526918 gene encoding breast cancer anti-estrogen resistance protein 3 homolog isoform X1 gives rise to the protein MDMNSMTTSGLLEWEFSLPSDQIISHGWYHGALSRAAAESLLQQDREFLVRDSSSQPDNYVLSCRSNGQHLHFVIQRIVVHPETVYERYQYQFEDEAYDTVADLITSYVGSGKPISAASGARIQYPANRIVPLTNYIPNDDANSVVSPVGDGSGYGNPYSLYSHFASKPGMQLRAPFKKQRSHSLTPIDMSQHANQAKSASADGIIQSQTMKHVKKIPSESNSCSGTWDVNLPTSPPAKPARYDGPKSDDRRLELQRLYHVSGSDSGNGSGDSTQSSAHSDPNKSRIDSDYNVVTPTIKQQFDYELTEARLLRSENLDYTIDSRINLENFQSQIILSGLSKPLESETLHTIKLLLRTSGPRILANHMTKVDLHFLLDDAIQIEGLEKTASGLELCFLPQGRSLRLDVIERIETFRLLIAVTILTCQTDRQRADTINDWILLAVETKTALGNLYGFSAIMFGLCMPQVECLENAWNILRRVYTDNAFMFEAKLRPCFKSMNEGTNPLPPNTTTPHILPPVLCFHLFGKNNIRINHQLFNSVLILEAKTCTVLVTDGEGGGLMQPDESFPTSLMNILAFDFSATAAHLESARYFPDQVDMFKRNARTVVQEMSSLGPTLDPTLLELFKTEFHINFLWGERGALTTPNQRFARLTDILTAMANKLANQPPECEGAV